The genomic window TGATTTTATAAAGTGGCATAGCCAAAAGTAGTATTAAATTTTCTACACCATATAGCTACAGATTTATAATTTGCTAACTTGATATTAGTAGTTAAAGCATAGCGTTGATTGCCACTTATCTTTTGTAAAGGGGCAAGAGTCACATAATCTTTTTCTTTAATTCCAGATATTGGTGGTGCGTCAGAATTATGAAGAATTACGAATAAGTCAGGGCCATTATCCGTTTTAAAATTTTGATCAAACTCTAAATATTGTTTACCTTGTTCCGTCACTACTGTTACTTTTCCCTTGGTTGGGTGTCCCCCGTTTTGAAAATTGCCAGCCTTAGCACTTGGACTAGTTGCAGTAGTGGTAGTTGAAGTTTGAGTATCCACTTGATTAGAACTCTCTTCTCTTGTACAGCCTATAGTTACAGTCGTAACAATTGCCAAAATTACTAAATGTTTCCATTGCATAGCTTAAATCTCCTTAAATTGTTATCTAAAGACAATTTAAAGCTTTCTGCTGGCTACAAAATTAAATTACGCTGAGAATTTGTTAAAAATTAACTTTATATAAGTTTCCAGTAAATTATTTAAGTATTAGTGCTGAGATCATCCATGTTGATCGGTCTATAATCGAGCAAAATCCTAGCTAAAAGCCATCTCAATATCATATTTGACTTTTGACTTTTTTCTGTTGCATACCCAAATTATGATAATTGCTCACTTTTTAGCTGTTTGTGTCGGTGTGAGCTTGGGCTTAATTGGTGGTGGTGGGTCGATTTTAGCTGTACCCATCTTAGTTTACGTGCTGGGAGTGCCAATTAAGTCAGCGATCGCTATGAGTTTAGTAACTATTGGTGCTGTCAGTCTCGTTGGTATTATTCCTCACTGGCAACAACACCATGTAAACTTTAAAACAGCCTTGCTATTTTCTCCAGGGGCAATGGTAGGTGCTTACATGGGGGCGCGTCTAGGTACTCTCCCCATTGTTACACCAGCATTACAGCAAATTTTATTTGTAATTGTGATGTTTATAGCTGCGTACTTTATACTTCGCAATAGCCAGCATCAATCATCAGCAAATCTAGAATTGGAAGTGAATCAACCCAGTGTTGAAGTAAATTCATCAGTCAGCATAGATCAACATATTCCCTGGTGGCTAGCCATCCCCACGGAAGGCTTTGGGGTGGGGATTATGACTGGACTAGTGGGAATTGGCGGCGGGTTTATGATTATTCCGACTCTCGTGATTTTGGGTAACACACCCATTAAAGAAGCTATTGGTACTTCTTTAGTGATTATGGCTTTTAAATCCGTGACAGGTTTTGCTGGATATTGGGGTCATGTTCCCATAGATATAAATTTAATGCTGACTTTTACCTTAGCCGCCAGTTTGGGAATGCTAGTTGGTGCTTACTTAACTCAATTTATTGAAGCAAAAAAACTAGAAACAGGTTTTGCTTATTTTGTAATTGCGATCGCTATTTTTATGCTATTCAAAACTGTTTTTTGATTCCCCATTCCCTTGTAGGGAAGGGGGTTAGGGGGTTAGGTTTTTACCTTCGCACCACAACCAAAGTGCCATGAGAAGCCCAATTAAAGAGTTTCTGGGCTTGTTTGACTGGTAAATTTACACAACCGCGACTAACGGGAGTGCCAAAGCGATTATGCCAATAAGCTCCATGAATAGCATAACCTTTGTGAAAATACATGGCGTAAGGAACATCTGGAATATCGTAGCCACGGCCTCGCATCCGGTTAATACGATATTTGGAATTAATCCTAAATTTGCCTAGAGGTGTGGGAGTGGAACGTTTCCCGGTAGAAACCCGAAAAGAATATACTAGTTTATCCCCTTCCCAAGCAAATAGACGCTGTGCTGATAGGTCAATGACGATTCGCCGAGTTTGGGATATTTCTTGAATATTAGATGTGGCGATATTGTTGTCACTGAATGATGCAGCTACCGCCTTGGGTGGATTGGGATCAGCTGCGGTTAGTGGTAAACAAGATAGCAAACCTGCCATCATTATTACTACACCAGTAGAGAATTTTCCTAAGCAATGTCTTCCGGTACTGCGAATCCAGTTTTGCATATTACTAAGGTCATCAATTCCTAAACTTTGGATTACGGAAAATACAAGATTCAAAACATGAAACTTAATGTTTGGGGACTGTAGAGTGTTTTGAATTGTAATCTAGCTAAAGTCAGGATTTACGCAGATTTGTTGAGGCAGAGAGATTAATTCTTTGTTCTATAGTTTATTTCAATTTCAGTTATCCCAATCCCGGAAAATAATAGTGATTGTCTGGCTTTTCTAAGGACTAAAGTCCTTACTACGAACAATAAAAAAGAGAGGTAGTTAATCTTACCTCTCTTATCTAAATTACGTTAACAAAAACAAAGGTATTAGAAGTTTTACCTTTTACCTTGTTTAGTATCTGCTGGGTTTGTGAACAATGAAGCTGAGAACTTGACACTGCTTGATGTTGTCAAAACCTACAACACGGACGTAGCAGTTACCATATTGAGAACGACAAGCTTGTACTTCACCCAGAACTTCTTGAGTGGATTTAGCACCGAACAAAGGCAATTTCCACATTGTCCAGAAAAGTTCGGTAGGCTCAGAAGTTTCGTTAAACTCAACTGCTGGGATGTAACCTTGAGTGAGGATGTACTGA from Nostoc sp. UHCC 0870 includes these protein-coding regions:
- a CDS encoding DM13 domain-containing protein, with translation MQWKHLVILAIVTTVTIGCTREESSNQVDTQTSTTTTATSPSAKAGNFQNGGHPTKGKVTVVTEQGKQYLEFDQNFKTDNGPDLFVILHNSDAPPISGIKEKDYVTLAPLQKISGNQRYALTTNIKLANYKSVAIWCRKFNTTFGYATL
- a CDS encoding sulfite exporter TauE/SafE family protein, giving the protein MIIAHFLAVCVGVSLGLIGGGGSILAVPILVYVLGVPIKSAIAMSLVTIGAVSLVGIIPHWQQHHVNFKTALLFSPGAMVGAYMGARLGTLPIVTPALQQILFVIVMFIAAYFILRNSQHQSSANLELEVNQPSVEVNSSVSIDQHIPWWLAIPTEGFGVGIMTGLVGIGGGFMIIPTLVILGNTPIKEAIGTSLVIMAFKSVTGFAGYWGHVPIDINLMLTFTLAASLGMLVGAYLTQFIEAKKLETGFAYFVIAIAIFMLFKTVF
- a CDS encoding L,D-transpeptidase, which gives rise to MQNWIRSTGRHCLGKFSTGVVIMMAGLLSCLPLTAADPNPPKAVAASFSDNNIATSNIQEISQTRRIVIDLSAQRLFAWEGDKLVYSFRVSTGKRSTPTPLGKFRINSKYRINRMRGRGYDIPDVPYAMYFHKGYAIHGAYWHNRFGTPVSRGCVNLPVKQAQKLFNWASHGTLVVVRR
- a CDS encoding ribulose bisphosphate carboxylase small subunit, with product MQTLPKERRFETLSYLPPLSDAQIAKQVQYILTQGYIPAVEFNETSEPTELFWTMWKLPLFGAKSTQEVLGEVQACRSQYGNCYVRVVGFDNIKQCQVLSFIVHKPSRY